In Gracilibacillus salitolerans, the sequence TGGTGGTGCTTCCAGCATTCCTTCCGTAGTGAATTTCTTCGGTTCTTGTATTCTCGGGTATTTCATATCTAATGTCCGTGGGTCAGTAATTTTGCCAGTTAAAGCAGAAGCTGCTGCTGTTTCAGGGCTGCATAAGAAAACACTATCTTCTCTTGTGCCTGATCTGCCGGGAAAGTTCCGCGGCGTAGTACGTAAACTGTTTCTTCCAGTTGCAGGCGCTTGCCCCATTCCAATACAACCATTACAGCCAGCTTGATGCATACGAGCGCCTGCAGATAGCAGGTTGGCTATATGGCCATTTTCAACCAGCTGCTCCAGTAATTGTCGTGATGTGGGGTTAATATCAAAGGAAATTCCTGATGCGATTTGTTTTCCTTTTACTATTTCGCTCGCAATGGCGAAATCCCGATAACCTGGATTTGCTGATGATCCAATATAGGATTGGTATATTGTTTCTTCTTCTACTTCTGAGACAGGAACGACATTTCCTGGACTGGAGGGTTTAGCTATCAAAGGTTCTAATGTAGAAAGCTCAATATTTTCTTCTTCATCATATTTAGCACCACGATCTGCTTTTAATTCAATCCAATCCGCTTCTCGACCCTGCTGTCTTAAAAAGTTCTTGATTTCTTTATCTGATGGAAAGACAGTAGCTGTTGCTCCAAGTTCAGCTCCCATATTAGCAATAACATGTCGGTCCATTGCAGATAAATTTTTCACACCGGGTCCGTAATACTCAATGATTTTACCAACGCCACCTTTGACATCATGACGGCGCAACAATTCAAGAATGACATCCTTAGCACTAACCCATTCTGGCAGTTTCCCCGTTAATTTTACTCCCATTACTTTTGGCATTTTTACATAGTAGGGTTCTCCAGCCATTGCCATCGCAACATCAATACCACCTGCACCCATGGCAAGCATTCCCATACAACCATTTGCACATGTATGACTATCAGAGCCAAGTAATGTTTTACCTGGCTTGGCAAGCTGTTGCATATGGACAGGATGACTTACCCCGTTGCCTGGTCGGCTGTAATAAATACCGAATTTACGTGCTGCACTTCGTAAAAATAGATGATCATCCGCATTACGGAAATCCTCTTGAATTAAATTATGATCTACGTATTGTGCAGATGCTTCTGTTTTCACACGATCTATCCCCATAGCTTCCAGCTCAAGCATGACCATAGTACCCGTAGCATCTTGCGTTAAAGTTTGGTCAATTTTCAGACCAATTTCTTTACCTGGTTGCATTTCCCCGGAGACCATATGCTTACTAATTAATTTTTGAGCGACATTTTGTTTCATCTCATTTGTCCTCCTAAAATTTTAATCCGACATATTTAGAATATACCTTACAGTTAATATTACACATTTTAATCGTTTATAAACTTTCTACGATAAAAAAGCAGTAAGAAGTTCCCTCCCGCTTTCAATTATATGAATAGACTAGTTGGCAGCAAAAATAGATGGATGAGATAAATTTTGTGCTTCTAATTCTGAATTAGAGATGAGTGCTGTGGCATTCGCTGTAGCAAGATACTTCGCTGGTGTGGGGGTTCTGATTGATGAAAGAAGAAAATCTTGGAGATTAATTTCTGATTACCCCTCACTCTTGAAAAAAGTGGACGAAACTAATTCCTACAAAAAAACGTCGCAGTTTGTGATAACTGCGACGTTTTTAACGGAAGTTGTATGAGAGACAAGTTATACCATTACTTTACACATATCGTTTGTTAATGCTACGGGGTCTTCGATAGGTAAACCTTCAATAAGTAATGCCTGGTTATACAGAATATTGGTATATAGTTTTACTTTATCTTTATCCGATTCATGAGCATGTACTAAGGCTTGGAAAATCTCATGCTTATTGTTGATTTCTAAGACTTTGTTTGCTTCAATGTTTTGATTATCAGGCATTTGTTTTAACACCTTTTCCATTTCAATCGAAACATCACCTTCAGCTGATAAGCAGACAGGATGAGTTTTTAGACGTGTAGAAAGTTTGACATCCTTTACTTTATTGCCAAGCATTTCTTTCATTTCAGCTAATAGTTCTTTATATTCCTCTTTTTGCTTCTCAGCTTCTTTTTTCGTTTCTTCATCTTCTAAATCAAGGTCACCACTTGAAACATTTTTGAATTCCTTGTCGTCATAGCTCATCAACATCTTAATGGCAAATTCATCGACTTCATCTGTGAAATAAAGAATTTCATAGCCCTTATCTTTGACTAATTCTGTTTGTGGTAATTTCTCAATTCGATCATGCGATTCACCAGTAGCATAATAAATATGCTCCTGATCTTCTGGCATGCGTTCTATATATTCTTTTAGGGCAACAAGTTTTTGCTCACTCGAAGAATAGAAAAGTAATAAATCTTTTAATTTATCTTTATTGGCACCGAAGTCAGAATAGACGCCGTATTTAATTTGACGACCAAAAGCATTATAAAATTTCTCATATTTTTCACGATCGTTTTTCAGCATGCTTTGTAAATGATTTTTAACCTTTTTCTCAATGTTTTTCGCGATTAATTTCACTTGGCGGTCTTGTTGTAAAATTTCTCTGGAAATGTTCAGTGAAAGATCTTCAGAATCGACTATTCCACGGATAAAGCTGAAATGGTCTGGCAAAAGATCTGCACATTTATCCATGATGAGGACGCCATTGGAATAAAGCTCTAGTCCTTTTTCAAAATCTTGTGAGTAATAGTTAAAAGGTAATTGTTCAGGAATATAAAGAATGGATTGGAATCTAACCATACCATCTACACTGATGTGAAGATGACTTAATGGCTTATCAAATCCGAAATGTTTTTCCTGATAAAAGCTTTCGTAATCTTCGTCACTTAGTTCTTGTTTATTTTTGCGCCAGATTGGCACCATGCTGTTAATAGTTTGATCTTCGATGACGTCCACTAATTCTTCTTCATTATCCTCTTTCGGTTTCTGTTCGGTAACCTCCATTTTAATAGGATAACGGATAAAATCAGAATATTTTTTAATGATAGATTTCAATTTATATTCTTCAAGGTATTCATCGAAGTTTTCTTCTTCTGCATTTTCTTTAAGATGGATAATAATTTCTGTTCCAACTTCTTGTTTATCATACGGTTCTATTGTATAGCCTTCTTCGCCATCAGACTCCCATTTGTAGCCTTCATCACTGTGAAGTGAACGAGTATAAACAGTTACTTTGTCCGCAACCATAAATGAAGAATAGAATCCAACCCCGAATTGACCAATGATTTCCTGACCGTCTTTCATTTCCACTTCATTTTTGAAAGCGAGAGAACCACTTTTGGCAATTGTACCTAGGTTTTCTTCTAATTCTTCTTTTGTCATCCCAATACCAGTATCTTTAACAGTCAAAGTACGATTATTTTTATCTGTTTCCATGCGAATATAATAATCATCTTTGTTAAAAGAAATACTGTCATCTGTTAAAGCTTTATAGTAGATCTTATCGATCGCGTCACTAGCATTGGAAATAAGTTCACGTAAAAAGATTTCCTTTTGTGAATAGATAGAATGTACCATCATTTCAAGCAATCGCTTCGACTCAGCCTGAAATTGTTTTGTTTCCATTGTTAATCTCCTCCTTATATTGCTTGTTTTATGTATTTTAGCACTCCTGTTTACTGAGTGCTAACACATAATAATTATCACAAAACACCTACAGTGTCAAGCGCAAAAGCGGTTTGACTTCTTGTGAACAATCGCTTATTTTAAAAATGAAACGGTATTTTATTTATTAATTGTGATATGATGTATTTATGAGAAATGTTGTTCGGTTAGTAAAGGGGGAAGTCAACATGGCCTTTGATTATCAATCGCCACGTTATGTTCACGTGATTGAAGAAATTAAAACGAAAATAAATGATGGAGAATTAGAGCCAGGCGAACGATTACCATCAGAGATGGAGTTTGCTAAACAGTTAAATGTCTCACGGAATACGTTAAGAGAAGCACTTCGAATATTAGAAGAAGAAAATATTATTATTCGTAAACATGGAATTGGAACTTTTGTTAATAAAAAACCGGCATTTTCTGGAGGAATTGAAGAATTATTCAGTATTACTGACTTTATAAAAAGAGAAGGTAAGGAGCCTGGGACAAATTTACTATTTCAAGGTATAGTAGATGCTGTCAGTGAAGATAAGCAAGAACTAAACTTACAAGAGGATGACCGAGTTTACTTAGTAAAGCGTGTAAGGACAGCTGATGAGGAGCCATTGGTTTATTGTATTGACAAGGTCCCGGTTTCCTTAATAGGAGAGGACTACCACTTTGAAGAAGAATCGATGTTATATTCTTTTCAAGAGAAAAAGGGGATTACAATCAGCTATGCAAAGGCTGATATCAAAACAATCGGTTATCATGAAGAAATATCTAATATATTAGCTTCTGAACCAGATCAGCCCTTATTAATTTTAAAACAGATTCATTATGATACAGATGATCAACCAATCTTATATTCTTTAAACTTTTTCCGAGCTGATCAAGTAAGCTTCAGTGTCATTCGAAAACGAATATTTTAAAGAAAACCATCTGCTAAGGATGGTTTTTATGTAGTGTTAAAAATATACATTGACTCGTTGGACGTCTTACCTATATAATGAATCCGAATCCATAGACAAGGATTCTTTTTAATAGCAATAGGTTGTTGGACGTCCTATCAATTAGAACGAGTAAGCGAACAATTCTTACATAATTCGTCTGTGACAGATTATTTTATTTCAGAAAGGGAGAGTCAATATAATGAGAATGGTCGATTTAATCGCTAAAAAACGAGACGGTGAAACCTTAACAAAAAATGAAATCGATTTTATGATCGCAAGTTATACAAAAGAAGAAATACCTGACTACCAAATGTCAGCTATGGCTATGACACTTTATTTTCAAGGAATGACAACAGAAGAACGTGTTGATCTTACTATGGCGATGGTGGAATCCGGTGATCAGGTTGATTTATCAGATATAGAAGGCATTAAAGTTGATAAACATTCAACAGGCGGAGTAGGGGATACCACTACTCTTATTCTGGCACCACTAGTAGCATCAGTAGGTGTTCCAGTTGCCAAAATGTCAGGAAGAGGTCTTGGCCATACAGGTGGAACAATCGACAAGTTAGAATCAATTAAAGGTTTTCAAGTTGAATTAACAGCAGAGAAATTTAATAAGCTTGTCAATGAACAAAAAGTAGCTGTAGTAGGTCAAAGTGGGAACTTGACACCTGCAGATAAAAAGCTTTATGGATTACGAGATGTTACGGCAACTGTTAATTCCATTCCTTTAATAGCTAGTTCTATTATGAGTAAAAAAATTGCTTCTGGTGCAGATGCTATCGTACTAGATGTTAAAACTGGTTCCGGTGCATTTATGAAAAATCTGGATGATGCGAAAGAACTTGCAAAAGCGATGGTGGATATCGGAAATGGAGCAGGACGTGAAACAATTGCGGTTATTTCGGATATGAATCAACCATTGGGATACGCTGTTGGCAATGCACTTGAAATAAAAGAAGCGATGGAAACCTTAAGAGGAAACGGACCTGAAGATTTATACGAATTATGCTTAACACTAGGAAGTCAAATGGTATATTTAGCGAAACAAGCCAGTTCCATTGAAGAGGCAAGACAAAAATTAGAAGATGCTATTCATTCAGGTAAAGCAATTGAGAAATTCAAAACATTTGTGGCATCACAAGGCGGCGATACGTCTGTTGTAGATGAACCGGATAAATTGCCACAAGCAAAGTATGTAGTGGATATCAGAGCAACACAATCCGGTATAGTCAATGAAATTATAGCGGATGAAATCGGAATTGCTGCTAGTATGCTCGGTGCTGGACGTTTAACTAAAGAATCAGAGATTGACTTAGCTGTCGGTGTCGTATTAGAGAAAAAAATCGGTGATCAAGTATCAGAAGGTGAGACACTGGTTAAAGTATATAGTAATCAGGAAGAAATCACAGAAGTGGAAGAAAAAATCATCCAAGCCTATACGATAAATCCTGAAAAAACAACAAATAATAAGTTAATCTACGATATTATTCAATAAAAAGTTGCCCTTTTAGGAAATATAAGATCTCTATGCAATCACAAGAGGTTGGACATCCTACTTCGGAAGATATAAAATAGGAGTGAAACATCATGAAAGAACTTTTACTAAGCTTACTGGCTGGGATCATGATCGGCATCGCATTTAAATTTATGAAATTACCATTACCAGCACCGCCAGTACTTGCAGGAATAGTAGGTATTTTTGGTGTTTATTTCGGAGGACAGATTGCTGATTGGATCAAGACATTGTTCTAAAAGGTTATAGAGAGGAAGATTATCATTGAACTCATTTAAACGTGTATTTTTAATAGTATTAGATTCTGTAGGGATTGGAGAAGCACCGGATGCAACTCAATTTAATGACAAAGGTGCGGATACATTAGGTCACATTGCAGAGCATATGAACGGTTTAAATATGCCTAATATCGGAAAATTAGGATTGAGTAATATTCGAGAAATAAATGGTATCGAAAAAGCGGAGCAACCGACAGCACATTATACGAAAATGCAAGAGGCATCAAACGGGAAGGATACGATGACAGGGCACTGGGAAATCATGGGTTTGCATATTGAACAGCCTTTTCAAGCCTTCCCTGATGGGTTTCCTGATGATTTAGTTCAACAATTGGAAGAGAAGACAGGACGGAAAATTATCGGTAATAAACCAGCTTCCGGCACTGAAATTATCGAAGAACTTGGCGAAGAACATATGAGATCAGGAAATCTAATTGTTTACACGTCAGCTGACTCTGTTTTACAAATTGCTGCACATGAAGAGATTATTCCGATTGAAGAGCAATACAAAATCTGTAAGATTGCCCGTGATTTAACGAAAAATGAAACATATATGGTCGGTCGAGTAATTGCTCGTCCGTTTGTCGGTGAGCCTGGTGCTTTTGAGCGTACATCTAATCGTCATGATTATGCTTTAAAGCCTTTTGGAAGAACTGTGATGAACGATTTAGCGGATACCGATTACGATGTGATTGCATTAGGGAAAATATCTGATATTTATGATGGGGAAGGTGTAACAGAAGCAATTCGCACGAAGGATAATGCTGATGGCATGGAGAAATTCATCCAATCTATGGATAAAGATTTCCACGGATTGAATTTCCTCAACCTTGTTGATTTTGATGCAAAGTATGGACATCGTCGTGATCCACAGGGATATGGCGAAGCATTGGAAGCATTTGATCAACGTTTACCGGAAATGCTAGATAAATTGCAAGAAGATGATCTTCTCATCATCACAGCGGATCACGGTAATGACCCAGTACATCATGGGACAGATCATACAAGAGAATATGTACCGCTTCTAGTCCGTCATAATCATATTACTAATGGTAAACAATTAGAAATAAGAAATACATTTGCCGATATTGGTGCTACCATTGCAGACAATTTTGGTGTAACATTACCATCAAACGGGAAAAGTTTTCTAAAAGAGATTGATTAAGAGGAGGCTGTTCAGATGAACCAGTTAGCAGATGCAACTACTTATCTAAAAGACAAAATTAAAACCCAACCTAAAATCGGTTTGATTTTGGGATCAGGCTTAGGCATGCTTGCAGATGAAATAGAAAATCCAACTAAAATTAAATATGAAGACATTCCTGGGTTCCCGGTATCAACTGTAGAAGGCCATGCAGGGCAATTGGTGATCGGAAAACTGCAAGGTATCGATGTTATTGCGATGCAGGGCCGTTTTCACTACTATGAAGGTTATGGCTTAGATGCAGTAACATTTCCTGTCCGTGTAATGAAAGAATTAGGCATTGATAAGTTATTAGTAACCAATGCTGCAGGAGGTGTTAATCGCTCTTTAGAACCAGGTAATTTAATGTTAATTACGGATCATATTAACAATACCGGACAAAATCCGCTAATTGGAGAAAACGTCAGTGAGCACGGAGTTCGATTCCCTGATATGTCGACTGCTTATGATCGTAAATTACAACAAGTAGCCAAACAAGCAGCTGAAAAACTGAATATTACATTAAAAGAAGGTGTTTATGTTTGGAATACCGGTCCAAGCTATGAGACTCCAGCAGAAATCCGCATGTTAGATACAATCGGTGGAGATGCCGTGGGTATGTCGACTGTACCTGAAGTAACCGTTGCTCGTCATGCCGGCATCAAATGTGTTGGTGTTTCTTGCATCTCGAATATGGCTGCAGGAATCTTAGATCAACCTTTGACACATGATGAAGTTATTGAAACAACGGAAAAAGTTCGAGAATCCTTTTTACAATTTGTTAAACAACTAATACAAGATATTGGTTAACATAAAAGAGGAGGAACGATGATGAAAAAACAGTTAATAGAAGAAGCTAAAAAAGCACGCGAAAAAGCATATGTACCGTATTCCAAATTTAAAGTAGGTGCGGCATTATTGGACGATAAAGGCAATATTTTTCACGGTTGTAATATCGAAAATGCAGCTTATTCCATGTGTAATTGTGGCGAAAGAACAGCATTATTTCACGCATATGCAACAGGATCCAAAAACTTCGAAATGATGGCAGTTGTTGCAGATACAGATCGTCCTGTATCACCATGTGGGGCATGCCGTCAGGTTCTGGCAGAGCTATGCGATCCAAATATGAAAGTAATCTTAACCAACCTACAGGAAGATGTGGAGGAAACAACAGTTAAAGAGTTATTACCCGGCGCATTTATTGCCGACGATATGTCCAATGCTAAATAAATAAGGAGGATGAGATTGAACATGACCTTAGCAAATAAAATTGATCATACTGCATTAAAACCAGACACAACAAATGAACAAATCGAGACTTTGTGTAATGAAGCGAAAGAATACGGTTTTTTCTCCGTTTGTGTCAATCCGACTTGGGTTAGTTATGCGAAAGAATTATTAAAAGGAACCGATGTAGCAGTTTGTACTGTGATTGGTTTCCCATTAGGTGCTACGACCTCTGCTGTAAAAGCCTTTGAAGCCAAATACACCATCGAGAAAGGTGCAACAGAAGTTGACATGGTAATTAATATCGCTGCTTTAAAAGATGGAAAACATGAGGTAGTACAAAAAGATATCGAAGCAGTTGTACAAGCTGCATCTGGAAAAGCATTAGTAAAAGTGATTATTGAAACATGCTTACTAACAGATGAAGAAAAAGAAACAGCTTGTCAATTAGCAGTTGTAGCAGGTGCTGATTATGTCAAAACATCAACAGGTTTCTCCACAGGAGGAGCTACAGTAGAAGATATCGCATTAATGCGTAAAACTGTCGGATCAAATATCGGTGTCAAAGCTTCAGGTGGTGTCCGCGACTTAGAGACTACACAAGCAATGATTGATGCCGGGGCATCCAGAATCGGTGCAAGCGCAAGTGTTGCTATTGTAAAAGGCGAAGAAAGTAATAGTGATTATTAATATATAAGAGGCGAGGATACAGCATTAATGAGTGCTGTATCCATTTTTAGTTGATAGAAATTAAAACACCTCTTGCGATTCATAAATAACCTAAGTCGACAACTAAGAAATAGTGAATGACATCAATGTTGAAACCTTATAAGTACATTAATCGTAAAGTAACTACCGAAAATGTTTAAAGGGGAGCTTAAAATGGATGAAACCGCTCTTAACAAAGAAAATGAGAGAAATGCTAGGAAAGAAAATCTTAAATTTGGTTGGGGTGGGATAATCGGCTTTTTCTTATCTTACCTTGGTTTTGTGCTTGTAATAGGTTTTATATTAGGGATTGTGGCAATTATATTAGATGGAGGGATGGAAGGATATTACACAAATCTATTGATGCAAAGTCATTATACGTTAATCCTAGATGCTCTTGGATTTGTGATTGCTCTTTTATTATTTAAGAAGGTGCGAAATTTTCTTAAATCGGCATTCTCATTGAAACCATTAAAAAAGGGGAAAACATATTTATATCTTTTATTAGCATTGATTTCTAATTATATTGTTCAATTTCTGATTCTCAATGTGTTCAAGTGGGAAGAAGGTGGGAGCCAAATTGATACCTTTGGTTTAGAAAGTTTGTCAGACCATTGGTTTAATATTTTATTGTTCTACTTTACCTTTACATTATTAACTCCGATTAAAGAAGAAATTATGTTTAGAGGATTAGCACATAAATTTTTAGATGTTAAATATTCATTTTGGATAGGTCTAATTGTGTCTGCCGTGATTTTTGGCGCATTACATCCAGGACATTTTCTGTCTGCAATGATTATGGGGATGATTTTTGTTGGATTATATCGTCTTACCAAGTCATTAGTAGTGCCAATTATGCTTCATATTATTTGGAATTTGTATGCCATAACGGGAATGTTAGCGATGTTGGAAATTATATAAGTATAAATATACATAATCCATCATACACAAGCCATCCTAAGAAAGAATAGGAATATCACCCAGGAGATATAGGATAAAAACATAAGCTGAAAGGGTGTTACTTGTGGAATTTGATTGGATTTGGAAAGCTGTTTTAATCATAGTAATTGGAACGCTACTCCTTCGTGTAGCTGGCAGAAAGTCGATATCTCAAATGTCATTAGGACAAACCGTCCTGATGATAGGGATTGGTTCATTACTCATTCAGCCGGTATCTGGTAAGAATATATGGGTAACATTTGGAGTCGGTGCCATTTTGATTCTTACATTGATTGCATTGGAGTACTTTCAACTTAAATCGGATAAAGTTGAAAGTTTCATTACAGGAAAATCAGCTATATTAATTGAAAATGGACAACTAGTTGAAAAAAACCTTAAGAAATACCGTTTAACAGTAGATTTACTGGAAATGTTATTACGTCAACAAAATGTAGCTAAAATTAGTGATGTTGAATGGGCAACAATAGAACCAAATGGGCAGTTAGGTTATTTGTTAAAATCTGATGCTCAACCGATGACAAAAGGTGATTTTCAACAAGTTAATAATCAATTAAAGCAACTTCAAACGGCCATAAATGCTTTGCAAAAGAATACGGATAATTATACGCAAAATCCAAAAGAACAAGATAATCTATTTCAGGAAGTAGCAGATAAGCAACATCAAACTCCTCCTCCCAAACATTTAGATTAAAACGATTCTTTGTAGGACCATTCCTTTCAATAGTAGGTCCTACAAAAGTTTTATTAATAGTATAAAGTAGACTTGATATCATTTTCATCTAAACAATCTTCTTATTTTTTATGTGTTATATGAATACCGATATATTTTCGTTCATTCCTATTAACAAAAAGGGATAATTTAACAAGGATTCGTACAGAGCTTGATTTGGGCATCTCTTATATTGGGGATTTCTACAGCGGCCTTTTGGACATTTTCCAGATCTTTTATTGAAGTGGCTGCTGAGTACAGTGATTGGCAGCTTTCCGGATTTTGGGTCATCATAGGACTATTTGGTGTGCTA encodes:
- a CDS encoding aconitate hydratase, with translation MKQNVAQKLISKHMVSGEMQPGKEIGLKIDQTLTQDATGTMVMLELEAMGIDRVKTEASAQYVDHNLIQEDFRNADDHLFLRSAARKFGIYYSRPGNGVSHPVHMQQLAKPGKTLLGSDSHTCANGCMGMLAMGAGGIDVAMAMAGEPYYVKMPKVMGVKLTGKLPEWVSAKDVILELLRRHDVKGGVGKIIEYYGPGVKNLSAMDRHVIANMGAELGATATVFPSDKEIKNFLRQQGREADWIELKADRGAKYDEEENIELSTLEPLIAKPSSPGNVVPVSEVEEETIYQSYIGSSANPGYRDFAIASEIVKGKQIASGISFDINPTSRQLLEQLVENGHIANLLSAGARMHQAGCNGCIGMGQAPATGRNSLRTTPRNFPGRSGTREDSVFLCSPETAAASALTGKITDPRTLDMKYPRIQEPKKFTTEGMLEAPPTNTDVELEKGPNITTIPDFEPIKNNFDLPILLKMTDNISTDEILAGGSRVLPYRSNIQKISTFAFEIVDEDYYENAMKKRDNGGHVLVAGVNYGQGSSREHAALAPRYLGLKVVLVKDFARIHLQNLINFGILPLTFVNETDYDYLSQDDILEFRDIHETIQVTDTFDIKLKGTDRNIPVRHDLTKRHIDIILQGGIINWIKQKQK
- the htpG gene encoding molecular chaperone HtpG, producing the protein METKQFQAESKRLLEMMVHSIYSQKEIFLRELISNASDAIDKIYYKALTDDSISFNKDDYYIRMETDKNNRTLTVKDTGIGMTKEELEENLGTIAKSGSLAFKNEVEMKDGQEIIGQFGVGFYSSFMVADKVTVYTRSLHSDEGYKWESDGEEGYTIEPYDKQEVGTEIIIHLKENAEEENFDEYLEEYKLKSIIKKYSDFIRYPIKMEVTEQKPKEDNEEELVDVIEDQTINSMVPIWRKNKQELSDEDYESFYQEKHFGFDKPLSHLHISVDGMVRFQSILYIPEQLPFNYYSQDFEKGLELYSNGVLIMDKCADLLPDHFSFIRGIVDSEDLSLNISREILQQDRQVKLIAKNIEKKVKNHLQSMLKNDREKYEKFYNAFGRQIKYGVYSDFGANKDKLKDLLLFYSSSEQKLVALKEYIERMPEDQEHIYYATGESHDRIEKLPQTELVKDKGYEILYFTDEVDEFAIKMLMSYDDKEFKNVSSGDLDLEDEETKKEAEKQKEEYKELLAEMKEMLGNKVKDVKLSTRLKTHPVCLSAEGDVSIEMEKVLKQMPDNQNIEANKVLEINNKHEIFQALVHAHESDKDKVKLYTNILYNQALLIEGLPIEDPVALTNDMCKVMV
- a CDS encoding GntR family transcriptional regulator — protein: MAFDYQSPRYVHVIEEIKTKINDGELEPGERLPSEMEFAKQLNVSRNTLREALRILEEENIIIRKHGIGTFVNKKPAFSGGIEELFSITDFIKREGKEPGTNLLFQGIVDAVSEDKQELNLQEDDRVYLVKRVRTADEEPLVYCIDKVPVSLIGEDYHFEEESMLYSFQEKKGITISYAKADIKTIGYHEEISNILASEPDQPLLILKQIHYDTDDQPILYSLNFFRADQVSFSVIRKRIF
- a CDS encoding pyrimidine-nucleoside phosphorylase — protein: MRMVDLIAKKRDGETLTKNEIDFMIASYTKEEIPDYQMSAMAMTLYFQGMTTEERVDLTMAMVESGDQVDLSDIEGIKVDKHSTGGVGDTTTLILAPLVASVGVPVAKMSGRGLGHTGGTIDKLESIKGFQVELTAEKFNKLVNEQKVAVVGQSGNLTPADKKLYGLRDVTATVNSIPLIASSIMSKKIASGADAIVLDVKTGSGAFMKNLDDAKELAKAMVDIGNGAGRETIAVISDMNQPLGYAVGNALEIKEAMETLRGNGPEDLYELCLTLGSQMVYLAKQASSIEEARQKLEDAIHSGKAIEKFKTFVASQGGDTSVVDEPDKLPQAKYVVDIRATQSGIVNEIIADEIGIAASMLGAGRLTKESEIDLAVGVVLEKKIGDQVSEGETLVKVYSNQEEITEVEEKIIQAYTINPEKTTNNKLIYDIIQ
- a CDS encoding XapX domain-containing protein translates to MKELLLSLLAGIMIGIAFKFMKLPLPAPPVLAGIVGIFGVYFGGQIADWIKTLF
- the deoB gene encoding phosphopentomutase; the encoded protein is MNSFKRVFLIVLDSVGIGEAPDATQFNDKGADTLGHIAEHMNGLNMPNIGKLGLSNIREINGIEKAEQPTAHYTKMQEASNGKDTMTGHWEIMGLHIEQPFQAFPDGFPDDLVQQLEEKTGRKIIGNKPASGTEIIEELGEEHMRSGNLIVYTSADSVLQIAAHEEIIPIEEQYKICKIARDLTKNETYMVGRVIARPFVGEPGAFERTSNRHDYALKPFGRTVMNDLADTDYDVIALGKISDIYDGEGVTEAIRTKDNADGMEKFIQSMDKDFHGLNFLNLVDFDAKYGHRRDPQGYGEALEAFDQRLPEMLDKLQEDDLLIITADHGNDPVHHGTDHTREYVPLLVRHNHITNGKQLEIRNTFADIGATIADNFGVTLPSNGKSFLKEID
- a CDS encoding purine-nucleoside phosphorylase, with translation MNQLADATTYLKDKIKTQPKIGLILGSGLGMLADEIENPTKIKYEDIPGFPVSTVEGHAGQLVIGKLQGIDVIAMQGRFHYYEGYGLDAVTFPVRVMKELGIDKLLVTNAAGGVNRSLEPGNLMLITDHINNTGQNPLIGENVSEHGVRFPDMSTAYDRKLQQVAKQAAEKLNITLKEGVYVWNTGPSYETPAEIRMLDTIGGDAVGMSTVPEVTVARHAGIKCVGVSCISNMAAGILDQPLTHDEVIETTEKVRESFLQFVKQLIQDIG
- a CDS encoding cytidine deaminase, which codes for MMKKQLIEEAKKAREKAYVPYSKFKVGAALLDDKGNIFHGCNIENAAYSMCNCGERTALFHAYATGSKNFEMMAVVADTDRPVSPCGACRQVLAELCDPNMKVILTNLQEDVEETTVKELLPGAFIADDMSNAK
- the deoC gene encoding deoxyribose-phosphate aldolase, with the protein product MTLANKIDHTALKPDTTNEQIETLCNEAKEYGFFSVCVNPTWVSYAKELLKGTDVAVCTVIGFPLGATTSAVKAFEAKYTIEKGATEVDMVINIAALKDGKHEVVQKDIEAVVQAASGKALVKVIIETCLLTDEEKETACQLAVVAGADYVKTSTGFSTGGATVEDIALMRKTVGSNIGVKASGGVRDLETTQAMIDAGASRIGASASVAIVKGEESNSDY
- a CDS encoding CPBP family intramembrane glutamic endopeptidase, with protein sequence MDETALNKENERNARKENLKFGWGGIIGFFLSYLGFVLVIGFILGIVAIILDGGMEGYYTNLLMQSHYTLILDALGFVIALLLFKKVRNFLKSAFSLKPLKKGKTYLYLLLALISNYIVQFLILNVFKWEEGGSQIDTFGLESLSDHWFNILLFYFTFTLLTPIKEEIMFRGLAHKFLDVKYSFWIGLIVSAVIFGALHPGHFLSAMIMGMIFVGLYRLTKSLVVPIMLHIIWNLYAITGMLAMLEII
- a CDS encoding DUF421 domain-containing protein, with translation MEFDWIWKAVLIIVIGTLLLRVAGRKSISQMSLGQTVLMIGIGSLLIQPVSGKNIWVTFGVGAILILTLIALEYFQLKSDKVESFITGKSAILIENGQLVEKNLKKYRLTVDLLEMLLRQQNVAKISDVEWATIEPNGQLGYLLKSDAQPMTKGDFQQVNNQLKQLQTAINALQKNTDNYTQNPKEQDNLFQEVADKQHQTPPPKHLD